In Streptomyces sp. HUAS ZL42, the DNA window GCCCTCGTAACCGGCCACCCCGCCTTCCGCCGCACCGCCGAGATCACCTACGGCATGCTCCGCGCCTACGGTCTCGACGAACCCGACCTCACCGACGCCGTACGCCTGCTGCGCGCCACCTTCCACGGCTACTGCGCCCTGGAGGCGAGCGGTGGCTTCGGCGCGCCACGCGACGTACAGAAGTCGTGGGACCGGGCGGTCGACGCGCTGCACGTGGCGCTGGAGCACTGGCCCCGTGAGGGGGACGTACTTAGCCGGAGCCCACGAGTCCCTGGACTTCGTCGTACGTGGGCATCGTCCCCCGGGGCACCCGGCCCGCCCTGATGTCCCGCACCGTCTCCAGCCCCGCTCCCAACGCCCTCCGATACAGCAGCGACCCCAGGCTGACGCGGCGTACGCCGAGGTCGGACAGCCGGGGCACGGTGGGGCCGTTCGGCGAGTACAGGATGTTGAGGGGAACGTCGAGGTGCTTCACCAGGGCGGTGATCCGGTCGGGGTCGGTCAGGCCGGGGACGAACACGCCGTCGGCGCCCGCCTGTTGGTAGGCATCCAGGCGGGCCATGGTGTCGCGCTCGCCGCTCTCGCCCAGCCAGTGCGTGTCCGTGCGCGCGTTGACGAAGAGGTCCGGCGCCGCCGACTTGACGGCGGCGATCTTCGCGGCGTGCCGGTCGGCCGGCCCGAGGCCGTCCTCCAGGTTGATGCCGACCGCTCCGACGGCCGCGACTTCCCGCGCGAACTCCCCCACCTCGTCCGGGTCCTGGCTGAAGCCGCCCTCCGCGTCCACGGAGAGGAGGAAGGGCTGCGAGCCGAGCGTGAGGGCGAGCCGGAGGGTCTCGTCCCGGGTCGCCGAGGCTCCGTCGGGCAGGCCCGCGGCCGCGGCGACACCGAGGCTGGTCGTGCCGACGGCCGGGAATCCCTCGGCGGCGAGAGCCAGCGCGGAGGCGTGGTCCCAGGCGTTGGGGAGAAGCAGGGGCTCGTCGGCGTGGTGCAGGGCGGCGAAGGGAGTCATGACAGGTCACCCACGGCATCCGCGTAGTACGTCGATCCCTTGAGGTGGAGGGCCAGTTCGCGAAAGCTCCAGCCCACGCCGGGCGAGGCGTCGAGCGGCTCGTCGGTCAGCGTGTCCAGGCGGTTCGCCCAGATCCGGGCCAGCCGGGTGAGCCGGCTGCGGGCCTCGTCGAAGTCCTCCTGGGTGAAGGGGGCGAGATCCGCCTCCGTCGTCACCAAAGACGCGTGCCAGCGGTCCGGCTGCGGGTCCTCGCCCGCCAGCCGGGCCTCCATCTCCGCGAGGTGATCGACGAGATGGTCGGCGACGCGTCGGATCGCCTTGTGCGGCGTGTAGACGCGGTCGTCGACGTGGGCGGGCTTGCCGTCCCAGGCGGTCCAGGTGGCGGCGCGGGCCAGAACGTGGTCGACCATCGCGATGACGGCGTGAGCGGGGGTCTCCTGCGGGTTTTCGGTCATACCGGCACGCTAGGCGCGGGTTGCTTCGGTACCGGCCGAACTGTTCGGGGTCATGCGAGGGATTCCTGACTCCGGCCCCGGCACGGCGATCCGCCTGACGAACACCCCCGGCACGGAACACGTCAACGTCCACCTCGCCCCCGTACGACAAGAACAAGCTCCTGCTGTCCGGGATGCTGACGTGGGGCTACGCCCCCGTCACCCCGACCTACGCGAGCCCGCTCAACGGCTCGTCCCCGACCGCGACGACGCTTCGGATCGCACGTCTCACTCCGTGACCACCGGGGTCAGTACGTCGCGCCGGCAGTCCTGGGTGCAGGACTGCCGGCGCGTCGCATCTCCACCCCGGAGTCGTCCAGCCGAATCCGCACCTCAGGGCCCCCGCTCCAGCGAACCGCCAACTCCCCCACGCTTTCTTCCACACTCACCGTCTCCTCCAAAGGCGCGGGATCCGCCTCCGCGCTGAGACGAGCCAGAGCGACGAAGAGCGTCGCACCGTCACCGGTCACGCCGGTCAGCGCCTCGTCGAGGCCGACGGCGGGCAGGAGTTCCGCGCGGGCACCTTCCCTTGCCGCCCACCCCGTCACGCGCACCTCCGTCCCGGGCTCGGCCCCCGAGACCAGGTGTGCGCGCACTTCCACGGCCCCGTGCGCAAGGACCACGCTGGTCACCCGCGCGCCCCCGCCCGCCGCGTGCCGCGACGCCACCCAGCCGTCGCCCACGCCCAGCGGTTCGATGCCCGTACGGCTCGGGTCACCACCGACGATCACACTGTTGTCGTACGACGCCGAAGGCCGCGTCACCGTCGAGTAGGCCAGGCGCGTGTAGTAGGGGTCGTAGCGGACGTCCTCACTGCCGTGGTTGTGGAGGCGGACCAGGCCATCCGAACTCGTCGACTGGAGAAGCCAGTTGGGGGCGGGGATCGGCGTGACCGCGTCGGAGCGCTCGGCCGGGGCCGGCTGCTCGACGGCCGTCCACACCTCGTGCTCCGCGGGCAGCAGCAGGCCGAGGAAGCCCTTGCTCGCCCAGTACGGGGACGCCCGTCCCGAATAGCCCTGCAGCACACCGGAGTCGGGGCCGTGCCAGCCCAGCGTGAGCAGGCCGCGGGAATCCACCGCGCCCCGCTCCAGGAAGTACTTCAGCGCACCGGACGCCAGCCTCCGCGTCTCCCCCGCCGCCAGTGGCGTACGACCGGAGAGCGCGCCCAGCCACAACGGGACTGTCGTGGCGAAGCGGTAGGTCAGGGAGCGCCCCTGGTGCATGGGGGCGCCGTCGCCGCCGAACAGGCGGGCGTAGTCGGCGAGATGGGCCTCGAGCCGGCCGCCGTACAGGTCGAGCAGACGGGAGTCGTCCGCGAGCCAGGCGTGCAGCACCGGGTAGAGGTGCATCGCCCAGCCGTTGTAGTAGTCGAACTTCCGTCCGTCCCCGTCCGTGTACCAGCCGCCGCCGACGTACCACTCCTCGATGCGCTCGAGGCCGCGGTCGATCGCCTTGCGGGACATCTCTGTCTCGTGGCCGATTTCCCGGAGGAATCCGCCGACCGTGACCGGGAACAGCTCCCAGTTGCAGGGCCAGGCCTCGGCGGTGAGCGCGTCGCCCAGCCAGGCCGCCGCCCGCTGACGCACGGCGTCGTCCAGCCGGTCCCACAGCAGCGGACGCGTCAGCCGCAGCGCGAGCGCGATCGACGCCGCCTCGACGAGCGGCTGGCTGCGGTCCTCGATCCGGGGCCATACGCCGACGACACCGGCGGCGAGGCCGTCGGCGTAGCGCTGCAGCGCGGTCTCGTCCCGCCGGAAGGCGGCCAGCAGCAGCGTACGGGCGTATCCCTCCAGGCCGTCGGAGAGCCGCCCGGACCAGCTCTCCCGGTCTCCGGGGAAGTGGTAGAGGGCACGGTCCTCGGTGGCGTACGGCTCCACCGCGGCGAGCAGCGCGTCCGCGGCCGCTTCCCAGTGGGCGCGGGTGTAGCCGGTGTGCGGGCTGAGGGTGCGGTCGTCGGGCGGCAGGTGCATGGGTTCTCTCTCGGGCGGCGCGGGTGGCGGGTCGGGCGGGTCAGGACCTGGGGCGCCCCGGTTCCGGTCGGGGCGCCCCAGGGGCTCATACGGAACTCATCCCACCCGTACTCTGCCTTCCGGCACCAGATGCCGGGCGACGAGTTCGTCGCGGACCAGACCGGCGTAGACGGTGGCGCCGTGCACGGACGTGTGCGTGTTGTCCCGTTTCTCGTTGTAGAGGTAAAGCGCCTTGGAACCCTCCACACCGAGGGACTCCACCAGCGCCTTGGTCTTGGCGGTCAGGTCGATCAGGGGTACGTCCTCGGCCGCCGCGACCGAGCGGATCACCGCCGGGTGGTCGACGCCGAGGCCGTTGACCAGGAGCGCGGTGTTGTTGTCGAGCGTGCCGTCGGAGTTGAACCAGCGCCGCACGATCGGGGTGACGAGGACAGGCTCGCCGCCCTTCTCCCGGACGCCGGTCACCAGTGTCTCCAGATTCGCGCGGTAGGTCGCCTCGTCGGTCGTCTTGTCGTTGTGGGCGAGCTGGATCAGGACGAGGTCGCCGGGGCGGATCAGGGGCTGGACGGTGGCCCAGAGCCGTGTGTCGGAGAGGTAGGTGACCGTGCTCTCGCCGGAGTCGGCGTAGTTGGCGACGGACAGCCCCTTGCGCAGGTACTGGGGCAGCCGCTGACCCCAGCCGGAGTACGGGTCGCCGGGCTGGTCGCAGACGGTGGAGTCACCGACGAGGAGGATCTGCCGGGCGTGCCGGGCCGGTGTGACGCGGATGCCGGCGAGGGCGGGCGCAGGGCCGCCGATCGCCAGGTCGAGGCCGGGACTTCCCTCGGCGGCGGTGGGCTCGCCCTGCGGGGTGCGGACGTTCACGGTGAAGCCGCGGGCGACTCGCTCTCCGGCCGTGGCCGCCGTCTCGGGCAGCAGGGAGCGCCGGGTCTCACCGGCGATGCTCGTGCGCGAGTCGGCGTCGCCGCCGAGGAGGACCTGTACGTCGTACGTGCCGGGCGGGACGTCGAAGTGGCAGGCGGTGGCGGTGCAGTTCTCGATGCCGAGCGGACGTGCTTCGTGTGCGTGTGCCGGCATGGCCGTCAGGCCGGTGGTCAGTGACACGGCCGCCAGCACGGCGAGGCTGAAACGTCTCATTCGCGGCTCCTCGGACAGGGCGACAACACCTGGCGCTGGACCGTACCGCGCTTGGCAAGCGCTTTCTAGGCCTTGGAGCGATTTCACAAGATTGCCAACTCCTCCGACGTGAAAGCCCTTTCGCGAAATCGATTCAACTGTCACCCTCACACACACCCGCACCCCACACCTTCCGAAGGAGGCACCCCCATGTCCAAAACCGTGAACCGACCGGTCGGACGCCGCACCTTCGTCGTCGGCACCGCTGCGGCCGCCGGTTCGGCCGTCCTCGCCGGCCCGTTCGCCCCCTCCGCGTCCGCCGCGAGCTTCGGCTGGCGCGACGACGGCTCGAACTACGTCGTCGACACCGGCGCCAACCTCGTCTTCAAGGTCAGCAAGACCAACGGCGACCTGACGTCGCTCGTCTACCGCGGCACGGAGTACCAGGGCTACGGCGGCAAGAACTCGCACATCGAGTCCGGCCTCGGCACCTCCACCGTGACGATCTCCCAGTCGGGTTCGACGATCCTGATCTCCGTCACGTACGGCACGCTCAAGCACTACTACGCGGCCCGCAGCGGCGAGAACAACGTCTACCTGTGGACCGACAAGGCCGACACCTCGGTCTCGGCGACGCGCTACATCCTGCGCGTCAAGGCGGGCCTGTTCCTCAACGACGAGCCCGACTCGTACACGTACGCGCCCACCACCATCGAGGCCTCGGACGTCTTCAGGAAATCCGACGGCCAGACCCGCTCGAAGCACTACTCGAAGCTGCGGGTGACGGACTACAACTACGTCGGCTGGACGACCGGCAGCGTGGGCCTGTGGATCGTCCGCAGCAACCACGAGAAGGCGTCGGGCGGCCCGTTCTACCGCTCCCTCCTGAGGCACCAGAGCGCGGACGGCGGCGGCCTGTACGAGATCCTGTACTACGGCGAGAACCAGACCGAGGCCCAGCGCTTCGGCCTCCAGGGCCCGTACGTCATCGCGTTCACGGACGGCGGCGCACCTTCGGCCGCGCTCTTCCCCGGCACACTCACCACGTCGTGGGCGGACTCGCTGGGCATCTCCGGATACGTCGGGGCGAGCGGCCGGGCCCGGGTCGCGGGCGTGGGGATCTCGGGCCGGAACACGGCGTACCCGTACACCGTGGGCCTTGCCAACTCGGCGGCGCAGTACTGGGGTCCGGCGCGCGCGTCGGACGGCTGGTTCTCGATCGCGGGCGTTCTGCCGGGGACGTACACACTGACGGTCTTCAAGGGCGAGCTGGCGGTCCACACCACGTCGGTGACGGTCACAGCAGGCGCCACGACGACCATGAACACGCTCACGATCCCGTCCTCCAACGACCCGAGCAACGCGAGCGCGATCTGGCGGATCGGCGACTGGAACGGCACACCGAGCGGCTTCAAGAACGCGGACCTCATGACGTACGCGCATCCGTCCGACGTACGCGCCGCGTCCTGGACGGGCAACGTGGTGATCGGCAGCGGCAGCGAGACGTCCGCGTTCCCCTGCTACATCTGGAAGGACGTCAACAGCGGCCTGCTGGTGTACTTCAAGCTCACGGCAGCACAGGCGGCCGCCGCGCACACCCTGCGCATCGGCGTGACGACGGCCTACGCCAACGGCCGGCCCCAGATCGTCGTCAACGACACCTGGACATCGGCCATCCCCTCCCCACCGACCCAGCCGAGCACACGGTCCCTGACGGTCGGCTCGTACCGCGGCAACAACAACATGTTCACCTACAGCATCCCGGCGTCCGCCTGGCGGACGGACACGAGCCAGTACAACGTGCTGAAGATCAACGTGGTGAGCGGGTCGGGGACGACGTCGTTCCTCAGCGCGGGGACGTCGATCGATGCGGTGGATCTACTGTCCTGAGCACTGTGGAAGGCCCCGATCGGCTGGCCGGCGGGGCCTTCGTCCCCACCTCTTGACTCTGGTCCACCGCCGTCAGCTCGCGGGCCGGCCGGCGGTGCTCGGCGCATGCGCGCGTTACCGGCGCGGATGCCGCGACTTGGTGGCAAAGTGCGGAATGCGCGCATTCCGTTGTGCGCCACCGAAGAAGCGTGCCGCCTTCGAGGAGTGACGATGGAAGCCACCGGCATCACAGCGAACCTGCGCGTCCCGGACATCGCAGCCGCCTGCGACTTCTACACCGGCTACCTCGGTCTGAGCGTCGAGGGCTTCAACATGGGGTGGGTGGCCCAATACCGGTCACCCGACGGACGTGCGCAACTGCAGCTCCTTACGCGCGACGCCACCGCGCCCCGGGATCCCGTGGTCTCGGTCAGGGTCGGTGCGGCCGTCGACGACGCATACGCCGAGGCACTACGGCTCGGGTACGAGATCGTGCACCCACTCACCGACGAACCGTGGGGCCTGCGACGCTTCTTCGTCCGCGCCCCCGACGGGAACATCCTGAACATCGTCAGCCACCGGGACGACTGACGAGCCGTCAGCAGTCTTGCGGCCTGCGCTGCCTGACGCCCCCCTGGTGTGCGCCACATGTCAGACTGCTGTTCATGACTCACAGCCGAAAGGGCCATGCCGCGTAGGCGCCCCTCACGCCTACGGGCAGAGAACAGGCACTTTGCCGCGCGTTGCGGCTACTCGAGGATCGGCCGGCTTTCCGGTCCTGCTCAGGCGCAGATCATTCAGCTGGAACGCACGCGGCTCCAGCCAGGCATGATCGAGCAGGCCCTCTCCCGGTGGACCGCCATCGCAAGGGCACCGAAGGCTCAGCTCCCCTCGCCGTTCAGAGACCGATGCGGTGTCCCCGAATGTTGCCCCGAACCGGCGGACGAGCGAGACCTACTGGAGCTGGCCATCTGCGCTCTCCCGAAGAAGAGCTCACGGGAGCTCCGCGGCATCGTGCAGCCTCTCGACCTGAAGATCCTCGAACGTCCCGACGCCGCACCGTACGGCGATCCGCCGCATCGTTGGTGGCAGAGCGCGTTCTGATCAAGACAAGGCGGCCCGCATTCAACGCCTTTGCGTGCGATGCCGCGATGTGATGCCAGTCAATGGGCCCTCTTCGCCGCCCGGACACCCGCAGAGTTGCGCCAGCCCGGCGATCGGCCCAGAGCCATCAGGATCCGGTCCAGCGTGCCCGCCCCGTCCTCCGCGGGCAGTGCCGGCCGGAAGGGGCCGTCCGGGGTGCGGCGGAAGTCGCCGTCCGGGACGGTCAGGGCAGGCGAAGAGCGGCTGCTCGCGCAGCTATCGCCGGCGGACCGCGCAGGGTTCCTCAGCGGCCTTCAGACCCTGTTCAGCCTCACGCATCGGGACGCGGGCACGCCCTAGCCGAGCAGCGCACGACACATGTGTCGAGCGGAAAGCGGAAGGGGCTTCTCGCACCGGCCGAATCCGTCGCCCACCTGCCGCCGAACCCGTCCAGCAGACGCCTGGCCCACCGCAGTTCCCATCGCCGGGCCGTTGAGCAGGAGCAACGCAGAAGTCCGGCTGGAGCAACAGACGTGGCCACCAAGGTTCTTCCGGGGAACGAAAGCGATCTCGAACACTTTCTGGAACCGTTGCTGTTCGCACAGTTGACACCCCGCACACCCCCTCCTAGTG includes these proteins:
- a CDS encoding TetR/AcrR family transcriptional regulator, which produces MARAGLTVDRLVAAAADLADEAGFENVTLSALARHFGVKDASLYSHVRNLQDLRSRMALFAGGEMIDRIAEAVAGRAGKDALAAFAGAYREYALQHPGRYAATQIRIDQALVTGHPAFRRTAEITYGMLRAYGLDEPDLTDAVRLLRATFHGYCALEASGGFGAPRDVQKSWDRAVDALHVALEHWPREGDVLSRSPRVPGLRRTWASSPGAPGPP
- a CDS encoding isocitrate lyase/phosphoenolpyruvate mutase family protein, whose amino-acid sequence is MTPFAALHHADEPLLLPNAWDHASALALAAEGFPAVGTTSLGVAAAAGLPDGASATRDETLRLALTLGSQPFLLSVDAEGGFSQDPDEVGEFAREVAAVGAVGINLEDGLGPADRHAAKIAAVKSAAPDLFVNARTDTHWLGESGERDTMARLDAYQQAGADGVFVPGLTDPDRITALVKHLDVPLNILYSPNGPTVPRLSDLGVRRVSLGSLLYRRALGAGLETVRDIRAGRVPRGTMPTYDEVQGLVGSG
- a CDS encoding DUF2264 domain-containing protein; this encodes MHLPPDDRTLSPHTGYTRAHWEAAADALLAAVEPYATEDRALYHFPGDRESWSGRLSDGLEGYARTLLLAAFRRDETALQRYADGLAAGVVGVWPRIEDRSQPLVEAASIALALRLTRPLLWDRLDDAVRQRAAAWLGDALTAEAWPCNWELFPVTVGGFLREIGHETEMSRKAIDRGLERIEEWYVGGGWYTDGDGRKFDYYNGWAMHLYPVLHAWLADDSRLLDLYGGRLEAHLADYARLFGGDGAPMHQGRSLTYRFATTVPLWLGALSGRTPLAAGETRRLASGALKYFLERGAVDSRGLLTLGWHGPDSGVLQGYSGRASPYWASKGFLGLLLPAEHEVWTAVEQPAPAERSDAVTPIPAPNWLLQSTSSDGLVRLHNHGSEDVRYDPYYTRLAYSTVTRPSASYDNSVIVGGDPSRTGIEPLGVGDGWVASRHAAGGGARVTSVVLAHGAVEVRAHLVSGAEPGTEVRVTGWAAREGARAELLPAVGLDEALTGVTGDGATLFVALARLSAEADPAPLEETVSVEESVGELAVRWSGGPEVRIRLDDSGVEMRRAGSPAPRTAGATY
- a CDS encoding rhamnogalacturonan acetylesterase; the encoded protein is MRRFSLAVLAAVSLTTGLTAMPAHAHEARPLGIENCTATACHFDVPPGTYDVQVLLGGDADSRTSIAGETRRSLLPETAATAGERVARGFTVNVRTPQGEPTAAEGSPGLDLAIGGPAPALAGIRVTPARHARQILLVGDSTVCDQPGDPYSGWGQRLPQYLRKGLSVANYADSGESTVTYLSDTRLWATVQPLIRPGDLVLIQLAHNDKTTDEATYRANLETLVTGVREKGGEPVLVTPIVRRWFNSDGTLDNNTALLVNGLGVDHPAVIRSVAAAEDVPLIDLTAKTKALVESLGVEGSKALYLYNEKRDNTHTSVHGATVYAGLVRDELVARHLVPEGRVRVG
- a CDS encoding rhamnogalacturonan lyase B N-terminal domain-containing protein; this encodes MSKTVNRPVGRRTFVVGTAAAAGSAVLAGPFAPSASAASFGWRDDGSNYVVDTGANLVFKVSKTNGDLTSLVYRGTEYQGYGGKNSHIESGLGTSTVTISQSGSTILISVTYGTLKHYYAARSGENNVYLWTDKADTSVSATRYILRVKAGLFLNDEPDSYTYAPTTIEASDVFRKSDGQTRSKHYSKLRVTDYNYVGWTTGSVGLWIVRSNHEKASGGPFYRSLLRHQSADGGGLYEILYYGENQTEAQRFGLQGPYVIAFTDGGAPSAALFPGTLTTSWADSLGISGYVGASGRARVAGVGISGRNTAYPYTVGLANSAAQYWGPARASDGWFSIAGVLPGTYTLTVFKGELAVHTTSVTVTAGATTTMNTLTIPSSNDPSNASAIWRIGDWNGTPSGFKNADLMTYAHPSDVRAASWTGNVVIGSGSETSAFPCYIWKDVNSGLLVYFKLTAAQAAAAHTLRIGVTTAYANGRPQIVVNDTWTSAIPSPPTQPSTRSLTVGSYRGNNNMFTYSIPASAWRTDTSQYNVLKINVVSGSGTTSFLSAGTSIDAVDLLS
- a CDS encoding VOC family protein, which produces MEATGITANLRVPDIAAACDFYTGYLGLSVEGFNMGWVAQYRSPDGRAQLQLLTRDATAPRDPVVSVRVGAAVDDAYAEALRLGYEIVHPLTDEPWGLRRFFVRAPDGNILNIVSHRDD